A portion of the Hoplias malabaricus isolate fHopMal1 chromosome 1, fHopMal1.hap1, whole genome shotgun sequence genome contains these proteins:
- the rad1 gene encoding cell cycle checkpoint protein RAD1 isoform X2, whose product MPLSTQSQSGNDEYILVASLDNVRNLSNILKAISFKDHAIFNATQNGLKVTVEDSKCLQANAFIQADIFQEFTLKEDVIGFQVNLTVLLDCLTIFGGSTVPGVSTALRMCYNGYGYPLTLFLEEGGVVTVCKINTQEPEEPIDFDFCSTNVTNKVILQSDSLKEAFSELDMTSEILQLTMSPDQPFFRLSTFGNSGNAHYDYPKDSDMMELFQCTKTQTNRYKMTLLKPSTKALTLSCKVSVRTDSRGFLSLQYLVRNDDGQICFVEYYCCPDEEVDEE is encoded by the exons ATGCCTTTATCAACCCAGTCCCAGTCAGGGAATGATGAATATATCTTGGTGGCTAGTTTGGATAATGTGAGGAACCTCTCCAACATTCTGAAAGCGATATCTTTCAAAGACCACGCAATATTCAATGCAACCCAGAATGGGTTAAAGGTTACTGTAGAAGATTCTAAATGTCTTCAAGCAAATGCATTTATTCAG gCGGACATATTTCAAGAATTCACCTTGAAAGAGGACGTCATTGGGTTTCAGGTTAATCTCACTGTGCTTCTGGATTGTCTCACCATCTTTGGAGGCAGTACAGTGCCAg GAGTGAGCACAGCCTTGAGGATGTGTTACAATGGTTATGGCTATCCTCTAACCCTGTTCCTGGAGGAGGGAGGAGTGGTCACAGTTTGCAAGATTAACACACAGGAACCAGAGGAGCCAATTGATTTTGATTTCTGCAGCACTAATGTCACCAACAAGGTCATTCTGCAGTCTGACAGCCTGAAAGAGGCCTTCTCGGAACTGGACATGACCAGTGAGATCCTGCAGTTAACAATGTCACCTGATCAGCCCTTTTTCAG ATTGTCCACATTTGGAAATTCAGGAAATGCCCATTATGACTATCCCAAAGATTCTGACATGATGGAGTTGTTCCAGTGTACAAAGACACAAACCAATAG GTACAAGATGACCCTATTAAAACCCTCCACCAAAGCCTTGACTCTGTCGTGTAAGGTGTCAGTGAGAACAGACAGTCGAGGTTTCCTCTCCTTACAGTACCTTGTCCGGAATGATGATGGACAGATCTGTTTTGTTGAGTATTACTGTTGTCCAGACGAAGAGGTTGATGAAGAATAG
- the rad1 gene encoding cell cycle checkpoint protein RAD1 isoform X1: MYSVLVKKMPLSTQSQSGNDEYILVASLDNVRNLSNILKAISFKDHAIFNATQNGLKVTVEDSKCLQANAFIQADIFQEFTLKEDVIGFQVNLTVLLDCLTIFGGSTVPGVSTALRMCYNGYGYPLTLFLEEGGVVTVCKINTQEPEEPIDFDFCSTNVTNKVILQSDSLKEAFSELDMTSEILQLTMSPDQPFFRLSTFGNSGNAHYDYPKDSDMMELFQCTKTQTNRYKMTLLKPSTKALTLSCKVSVRTDSRGFLSLQYLVRNDDGQICFVEYYCCPDEEVDEE, translated from the exons ATGTATTCT GTGTTGGTTAAAAAGATGCCTTTATCAACCCAGTCCCAGTCAGGGAATGATGAATATATCTTGGTGGCTAGTTTGGATAATGTGAGGAACCTCTCCAACATTCTGAAAGCGATATCTTTCAAAGACCACGCAATATTCAATGCAACCCAGAATGGGTTAAAGGTTACTGTAGAAGATTCTAAATGTCTTCAAGCAAATGCATTTATTCAG gCGGACATATTTCAAGAATTCACCTTGAAAGAGGACGTCATTGGGTTTCAGGTTAATCTCACTGTGCTTCTGGATTGTCTCACCATCTTTGGAGGCAGTACAGTGCCAg GAGTGAGCACAGCCTTGAGGATGTGTTACAATGGTTATGGCTATCCTCTAACCCTGTTCCTGGAGGAGGGAGGAGTGGTCACAGTTTGCAAGATTAACACACAGGAACCAGAGGAGCCAATTGATTTTGATTTCTGCAGCACTAATGTCACCAACAAGGTCATTCTGCAGTCTGACAGCCTGAAAGAGGCCTTCTCGGAACTGGACATGACCAGTGAGATCCTGCAGTTAACAATGTCACCTGATCAGCCCTTTTTCAG ATTGTCCACATTTGGAAATTCAGGAAATGCCCATTATGACTATCCCAAAGATTCTGACATGATGGAGTTGTTCCAGTGTACAAAGACACAAACCAATAG GTACAAGATGACCCTATTAAAACCCTCCACCAAAGCCTTGACTCTGTCGTGTAAGGTGTCAGTGAGAACAGACAGTCGAGGTTTCCTCTCCTTACAGTACCTTGTCCGGAATGATGATGGACAGATCTGTTTTGTTGAGTATTACTGTTGTCCAGACGAAGAGGTTGATGAAGAATAG
- the bbc3 gene encoding bcl-2-binding component 3, translating into MARPQMDSRVEGQSPAAPQSCRMEVLRRDARSIPSGSQPCHRRLTVTQTSPVHVQEVSSPSSHPQQDRPLTDNTGPANETQQPLPDLLLASHSFLSESSQRDSPDEEEPTPEEQAIHRVAIQLRTIGDELNAVYNQRRNEAPQWQNWRGLYRGLVAFLADTMSTLYQHGFR; encoded by the exons ATGGCCCGGCCACAAATGGACAGTAGGGTGGAAGGTCAGAGTCCTGCAGCTCCACAGAGCTGCAGGATGGAGGTTCTACGTAGAGATGCAAGGTCCATACCTTCAGGGTCTCAGCCCTGCCACCGTcgactcacagtcactcagaccAGTCCTGTACACGTGCAAGAGGTCTCCAGCCCATCCAGCCACCCTCAGCAGGACAGGCCTCTCACAGACAACACAG GGCCAGCGAATGAGACACAGCAGCCTCTGCCTGATCTCCTGCTCGCAAGCCACAGCTTCTTATCAGAATCGAGCCAAAGAGACTCCCCTGATGAAGAGGAGCCCACACCAGAGGAGCAAGCCATCCACAGAGTGGCAATCCAGTTAAGGACCATAGGAGACGAGCTGAATGCAGTTTATAATCAGAGAAGG aaCGAGGCGCCTCAGTGGCAGAACTGGAGAGGATTGTACCGGGGTCTAGTGGCCTTCCTGGCTGACACCATGAGCACCCTCTACCAGCACGGGTTCAGATGA